DNA sequence from the Methanolobus psychrophilus R15 genome:
CAAGTTCACTTGCAGGAGTATATTCCCCGTTGCTGCCCCCGGAAGCGGTAGTTATGTGATCTTCCATGAGGGTTCCACCGAGGTCGTTGGCACCACTGAACAACGCAACCTGTGCAAGCTTTGTGCCCAGTTTCACCCACGGAGCCTGTATATTGTCAATATGGTTGTTGAGGATGATCCTGGAAATGGCAAACAGTTGAAGGTCTTCAATACCGCCGGTCATGTACTGGCCTCTTTCCATCATACTCTCCCCCATCATGTTGTTATAGGGCATGAAAGGCATGGGTATGAACTCTGTAAATTCTCCGGTCTGCTCCTGTATGCCACGTATCAGGAAAATATGCTCCAGCCTTTCCGTCATGCTCTCTACATGCCCATACATTATGGTCGCGTTGGTGCGCAGGCCGATTCCATGCGCCTTTGTGATGGTTTCCACCCATTGGCTTGTGGTCAGTTTTCCAGGGCATATTATATTACGCACCCGGTCCACGAGGATCTCCGCAGAAGTGCCTGTAAGCGTGCCAAGTCCGCTCTCCTTCAAAAGCATCATTGCCTCTTCAACAGGCATCCCTGCCTGACCGGCAGAATAGAATACTTCCATTGGTGAGAGGCCATGGATGTTCATTCCTGGATACTCTGAGCTGATAGCTTCAAAAATGTCAAGGTAGTAGTCAAGTTTAAGGTCCGGGTTATATCCTCCCTGCACGCAAACTTCCACTGCACCGGCATCATTTGCAAGCTTCACTTCATGGAGTACCTCGTCCCTGGAAAGGATGTGGCCTTCATTCTGCTGGAATGCACAGAATCCGCAATTCCCGATGCATCGGTTTGTCAGGTAGATGTTCCTGTTAACCACATAGCTGACAGTGTCACCAACTGCATCATATCGTATGTCATTCGCAAGGCTGAAGAGATCAAAGGGATTAGCATCCAGTAATCTCAGGGCATCCTCATACCCGACTTTTCCGCAGCGGGCATCTTCTATAATGTCATCAGGGAGCAAAATATTCCTCAGACTGTCCTTATATTCACTTTCCCCGGGCTGGCTGCATCGAACACCTTGGTGTAGGCAGTGTTCCTTTGCTTTGGCTGCCTTCCTGCTGTCCGGATGAACCATTCAAGCTCCTGGGCTGACATGAATTCTCCGTTGTTTGCTCCTGCAGAACGGGATATCTTCTCTTCCATCAGCGTTCCGCCAAGGTCATTGGCGCCGCAGAATAAGGCCACCTGGGAGAGCTTCTTGCCTAATTTCACCCAGCTTGACTGGATATTCCTTACATAGGTGTTAAGTATTATGCGGGCAAGGGCGTACATTTTCAGGTCTTCCATACCAGGAGTGACATACCTTCCGGACCTTAACATCTCCTCGCCTATCTTATTATTGTAAGGCATGAAAGGCAAAGGTACAAATTCGGTGAATCCGCCAGTCTGTCGCTGTATATC
Encoded proteins:
- a CDS encoding FO synthase subunit 2, whose translation is MLPDDIIEDARCGKVGYEDALRLLDANPFDLFSLANDIRYDAVGDTVSYVVNRNIYLTNRCIGNCGFCAFQQNEGHILSRDEVLHEVKLANDAGAVEVCVQGGYNPDLKLDYYLDIFEAISSEYPGMNIHGLSPMEVFYSAGQAGMPVEEAMMLLKESGLGTLTGTSAEILVDRVRNIICPGKLTTSQWVETITKAHGIGLRTNATIMYGHVESMTERLEHIFLIRGIQEQTGEFTEFIPMPFMPYNNMMGESMMERGQYMTGGIEDLQLFAISRIILNNHIDNIQAPWVKLGTKLAQVALFSGANDLGGTLMEDHITTASGGSNGEYTPASELEWIIRESGRIPKRRNAIYEECR